The nucleotide window ATGGAAGCACTCAATCTTTCTCGAGTCTGCAATACCGTCGCCTCACTCGGCATCATGCGCCGCGCATATCGCGAAGCGCGGGAGTACGCACTAAAGAGGGACGCTTTCGGCAAAAAGCTCGCCGACTTCCCAATGATCAAAGACTCCCTAGTTAAAATGGCCGTAAAACTCGAAGTCGAAACCAGAACCGTCTTCAAGTACCTGCCACTATTTGAAAAAGTTATGAGGAATGAGCCAGGAGTATCAGAAAAAGACATCGTTTTGAATCGACTCTACATAGCACTTTTGAAAAAAGAAACCGCAGAACAGGCCGTCCACTTTGCACATGAAGCCATTGAAATGCACGGCGGGAATGGGTATATTGAAGACTTTGTTACACCAAGGTTGTTAAGAGATGCGCAAGTGTTGACCGTATGGGAAGGTACGGCGAATATTCTCGGACTTGAGGTATTGAGATTGATGGAGAAGTTTAATGCCGGAGGTTTGTTTTTGGAGGAGATGAAGGTGCGAATTGCTGGAATGAACGGAGAGCATGTCGACCAAGTACGTGGTGGAATAGAGCAGCTCGAGAAACTGCTGGTGTCTCTCCAGACCGCATCATATGACCATAAGACATTTCACTCCAAGCGTGTTGCTGAATTGATGGTGAAGATCTTTGAGAGTGTGAATGCTTTGGAGCATTCAGCTAGTGGGGATGAACGGGCAGAGAAGGTGACGGAAGTCTATATGGAAGAAACTTGGAGATCAGGACATGAATTTAATGAACGATTGAAATCAGTGGATTACTTTGATGTAGTTATGGCAATAGAGAAACTTGAGAAAGAAACTGCTGTCTAAAAGTCAAAACAAGCCTAAGTCCGCTTAGGCTTGTTTCTTTGTCGAGAAATCAGGAATTATGACTACTAAAATATTTTGAAAATAAATTCTTTATAGGATGTTGACACTGTAAATCATAGATGGTATTTTTATCATATGTTCTATATAAAGAACAAATGTATTCTATATTAAGATATCCATGGCAGGAGGAAAAGATGAGCGCAATTGCAGGAATCATACATTTAAAAAAAGAGCCAGTTCCCTTCGAGCATGGAAGGAACATAATGAAAGGCCTCGAAAAATTCCCGGCAGACGATATCCAAGTCTGGCACAAACACAATGCCTTCATTGGAAATCATGCGCAATGGATCACTCCAGAATCCGTCGGAGAGCAGCAACCCTTCTATGATTCCGAAAGACAATGCGTGATCACTGCAGATGCCATCATCGATAATCGCGAAGAATTGTTCGAAAAGCTGCAAGTCGAGCGATCAAAACAGAAACACATGCCAGACAGCCAGCTCATTTTGCTAGCTTACTATAAATGGGGAGAAGAATCTCCAAAACACCTTGTAGGCGACTTCGCTTATATGATCTGGGATGAGAGAAACCAGAAACTATTTGGTGCGAGGGATTTTTCAGGGTCACGGACTTTGTATTATTACAAAGATGATGAGAGATTTGCTTTTTGTACTACTATTATGCCTCTTTTTACGTTGCCTGGGGTTAAGAAGGAATTGAATGAGCAGTGGATGGCAGAGTTTTTGGCTATACCAGTTAACTTTGAATCAGTTGAGCCGACTTCCACTACTTATAAACGAATAGAACAGTTGGCTCCTTCTCACTCTATTAGTTTGAAGAATGAAAGGGTTCAGTTATCTAGATATTGTTACCTTATGGAAGGTAATAAGGAATTAAAACTAAAATCAGATGAAGAGTATGAAACAGCCTTTCGGGATATGTTTGAAAAAGCTGTTAAATCTAGAATTAGAACACATCATAATGTAGGAGCGCACTTAAGTGGGGGATTAGATTCAGGGTCAGTAGTAAGCTTTGCATCAAAAGCATTAAAACAAGAAAATAAAAAATTGAATACATTTAGTTATATCCCGGTTGATGGATTTGAAGATTGGACCCATAAAAGCAGAGTTGCCGATGAAAGTCCCTATATAAAAGCTACTGTAAACCATGTTGGAAATATCAATGATCATTATTTGAGTTTTGAAGATAGAAGTCCATATACTGAGATTGATGATTGGCTAGATACTTTGGAAATGCCTTATAAGTTCTTTGAGAATACGTTCTGGCTGAGAGGAATGTATGAGCAAGCTCAAAATCAAAATATAGGTGTTCTACTGAATGGACAGCGAGGAAATTGGACTATTTCTTGGGGTCCGGTGTTAGATTTTTATGCTATTTTAATGAAAAAAATCAAATGGATAAAACTTTATCAAGAACTAAATCAATATAGCAGAAACATGGGTGTACATAAATCAAAAATTATGGCAGCCGCTCGAAAAAAGGCCTTCCCTTTTTTATATAGTTTGATTAATACTGAAGAGCCTTTTCATTTTCCAACAATTATTAACCCAGACTTTGCAAAACAAACTGACGTTTTCAATAAACTTCATGTTCAGGGGATCGATGTTTCCCTTTCTAAACTTCCAACAGCTTATGAAGTAAGGGATAGACAGTTTAGGCAACTTTATTATTGGAATATAACGGGGACTTACGGGGCGAAATTTTCCTTGAGGTATTCCGTATGGGACAGAGATCCGACCAATGATTTACGTCTAATCAAGTTTTGTTTATCAGTACCTGAGAATCAATTCGTGAGTCAAGGGTTAGATCGTTCGCTTATCAGAAGGGCAACAAAAGAGTATTTACCGGATAAAGTTAGACTCAATATGAGTTCAAGAGGTGTGCAAGGCGCTGATGGAGTTCATCGAATGTCTCATAATTGGAACACTTTTATAGGGGAATTGGAAAAAATGAGTAGTGATGCTGTAACTATGAATTTCTTGGATACTCAAGTTATTAAAACAGCGATAGCAAAGATAAAAGATAACTCTAACCCTGAATATGCATTTGACTTTGATTTTAGGATTTTAATGCGCAGTTTAATAGTTCATCGCTTTATAAAAAAACTTTCTTGAGAGGAGGTGAAAGAATGAAAAAGCAATGGCAAAGACCTGAATTAGAAGTACTTAATGTTAGCATGACAATGGCAGGACCAGGGATTAAGACCCCAGATGCCACTCAACCAGATGTTGATGAAATGGTTCACTTCAGTTAATTTGCAATGATGATTCATACCTGAACAAATGCCCTTATACAATTAATTTCCGTATGAGGGCGTTTTTTAAAAACAGTCATTAATGGATTAATTGGAGTGAGTCGAATGATTGGAGCAAAAGCAAAAATGGTTTATCACGCCTTTGGCCTAAAAATCAAAAGCACTATTCCCTTACCAGAATTAGTTGTTTCAGAAGAATCATTTGAAATGAATGAAGTAAATATCGATATTGCAGAATTAAATGAATTATGGGCAGAAAAAGAGATTCAACCAGGGAAATTCTTTGTGGATGATCAGATGGTCATGTTTCGTATTCCTGAAACTGCTACGTTTCTAATAGAAAAAGGTGAAAAAATCCTGGTGTCCCCCATGAAAGAATCTGACGATAACAAGATTCGTCTCTATATTCTCGGAACTTGTATGGGTGCGTTACTTATGCAAAGGAAAGTGATGGCACTACATGGAAGTGCTATTGCAATCGATGGAAAGGCATATGCATTTATTGGACATTCTGGTGCAGGAAAGTCTACTCTGGCTTCAACATTTGTTAATCATGGATATCAGCTTTTAAGCGATGATATTATACCTGTAGTAATGGATAAGGAAGGATGTCCTTTCGTTATACCTACATACCCTCAACAGAAATTATGGCAGGAAAGCCTTCAGAATTTTGGGATGGATTCCTCTGTTTTTACTCCATTATTCGAAAGAGAAACAAAGTTCGCTATTCCTGTCCACTCCAGTTACTGCAAGGAGCAACTACCGCTTGCGGGAGTATTTGAGATCACAAGAGCAGAGGAAGACCGTGTAAAGATAGGACCAATTCAAAGTCTGGAAAGGTTTGAAACACTATACAATCATACTTTTCGATACTCCTTAATCCAGCTTCTGGGGCTAATGGAGTGGCACTTTACAGAATCGGCAGGGATTATAAAAAAGATTAAAATGTACCAAGTTCAACGCCCTATCGATGGTTTTACAGCACCTGAGATGGTGGAGAAAATCTTAAAGGAATTATGTTAGGAGTGAAGCAGATGCTGATAAAAGAAAAACTAACAGTGGAAAGTAAAATCGTTCAGAAGCCGGGAAGTATCGTTAGTGATATGGATGGAGAGAAAGTGATGCTTAATATGGATAATGGAAATTACTATAACCTAGGTGAAATTGGTGGAGCTATTTGGGAAATTATAAAAGAACCAATTTCTATTGATGAGTTAATTAATAATCTTCTTGTAGAATATGAAGTTGATAAATCAGATTGTGAGAATCATGTAATCTCATTTGCAAATAAATTATATTCAGAAGGTTTAATTTCCGCTGTAAACAGGTGAGGCAAAATGCTATTTCCTCAAAAACTAATAACGATATTCCATTTGAGCAGGACGGAAAAATTGCTTTTTTTAGAGGCCATTCTGTTCCTAGCGTTGGCGCGTTTCCTTAAAGTAATACCGTTTAAGCGGTTAACACGCACTTTAGGTAATCACATGTGTGAATCCTCTTTTCAAGAAGATCCTTCCCTATACGGCACTATTAAATCGATATCATGTGCTATTCATATCATGAGCAGATATACATTCTGGGAAAGTAAATGTTTAGTAAAAGCAATAGCAGGCATGAAAATGCTGCAAAGACGGGGAATTGAAAGTACATTGTATCTAGGAACAGCAAAAGATGAAGATGGGAAAATGATTGCCCATGCTTGGCTGCGAAGTGGTTCATATTACGTTTGTGGTGCAGAAGAAATGAAACGGTTTACCGTAATAAGCAAGTTTGCGAATAAATAAGTTATAGAATAAGAGGAAATTACCATGGAAAATATGGTTGAAAGAAAATATTTTTCAAAAGAATTACAGCTCCTGCTTTTTATCTTGGATTCTAAAATAGACGATAAGAATCTCTCGAATGAGAAAGAGAGATTTAGAGATATTAACTGGGATCATTTTTTACAGCTAACACTTCATCATCGTGTTTACCCTATACTTTATACTAAGTTAAAGGGGATAAATTGCAGCCTTATCCCTGCAAAGGTATTAGGAAAGCTGCAGCATTATTATCAAAAAAACATTTTTCAAATGCTAATGCTGACAGGAGAATCAGAAAGTATATCCAGCACTTTTATTGCCGAGAAAATCCGAACAATTTTTTTAAAAGGTTCTACTCTTGGCGAATATTTGTATGGGGATCTTTCTTTAAGGACATCTTCTGATATTGATATTCTTATACCAATTGAAGATTTAGAACGAGCTGAGATGACGCTCTTAAAACTTGGATATGTAAAAGACGATTATATACTGACTGTCCTGAATGATTGGAAATGGAGACATCATCATATCACTTTCATCCATCCGCAAAAGAAAATAAAGGTGGAAATACACTGGAGATTGAACCCAGGTCCGTCATGGAATCCGTCATTTGAAGATTTATGGGAAAGAAAGAACAAAAGTACGATCACCGATATACCTTTGTATATGTTAGGTAAGGAAGATTTATTTGTTTTTTTGGTTTCACATGGAGCACGCCATGGTTGGTCGCGGCTTCGCTGGCTGGTAGATATAGACAGGTTGGTTAGTAAAGATTTGAACTGGAACGCTATTAAAAGTCTGCTAAAAAAGTATCATCTCACCGCAATAGGAGGGCAGGCCCTTTTCCTTTCTTCGGAATTGTTGAATTCTGACAGTCCACACGAACTAAAGGGAATATCCAACTCGAAAAGATCAAAAAGACTGGCTGAAGGAGCCTTATTTTACATTAAGCAATTAGTTAATCTCCATGTCGAACCTTTACCTGAAGAGATTGCAAACTACCATAAAAGTCATTTGTTTTTATTAATGTCGTTTAAGCAAAAAGTATTATTTATTCTTAGTTTCCTATATCCATATCCAGAGGATGCTCAAGCTTTGCCATTGCCAAAGGCCCTTCATTTTTTATATTTTCCTTTAAGGCCATTTCTTTGGGTAATTAGAAGGAAAAGGAAGCAGGCGTTGTTACAGGAGGATATTACATGAAACACTTCTTGTATTATATACAACGATTATTTACCTACTCTGGCAGCATCCTCTATTGGAATATTGTTGGAATGGCATTAATTGGTTTTATAGAAGGGCTCAGTGTATTGCTGCTAGTTCCCTTACTTAGCGAGAGCGGGGTAATGAATTTAGACCTCGAAATCTATACTGGCCCCATTGGCTTCTGGGAATCCATGCCTAATGCTTTGAAATTTCCTTTCATCCTGCTCACTTACGTAATATTAATTACTGGACAAAATTTGGTGGATAGAAACTTAAATATAAGGAATGTCAAGATTGCGCATGGATTTATAGGGAAAATAAGAATAGACACATATAATGCATTATTAAATGCTAATTGGGGATTTTTCACAAGAAAAAGAAAATCTGATCTGATCAATATTATGACGATTGAATTGGCAAGAGTTTCGGGAGGAGTATACCAGTTTATTCAGCTATTAACCACAATTATATTTAGTATTATTCAAATTGGCTTCGCCCTCTGGTTATCTGCAAAGATGACAGTATTCGTTATTTTCAGTGGGCTAATATTATCATTGGTTTCTCGGAAATTTATTAAACAAGCGAAAAAGCTAGGCAGAAAAACTTCATTGTTATCCCAGAAATACTTAGCAGGGATTACAGATCAATTAAATGGCATCAAGGATATAAAAAGCAACGCGTTAGAAGAGACGCAAATGAGCTGGCTTCAATCAGTAGTTCAAGGAATGTATTCAGAGCAAGTCGAGTATATAAATAATAAAATTTCTTCTCAGCTATTTTATAAAATCTCCTCAGCTATTCTTATAGCGATATTTATTTTTTTCTCTGTAAAGATGTTCAATTCGCAGCCATCCCAGTTCTTATTAATTATTGTGATTTTCTCTCGCCTGTGGCCGAAAGTAATCGGAATTCAATCTAACCTAGAACAAGTAGCATCAACAATTCACGCCTTTAAGTCATTAAATGCCCTTCGGGAAGAATGTAATGCAGCAAGAGAAGTTTTATCTGATTTGAAAAAAACTAAGGCAATGCGAATCGCTTTGAATAAGGGGATCCAATGCGAGGGTGTTTATTTTAGATACGATATTTCAATTTCAACCTTTGCTTTGAAAAATATTAATATAAGAATTCCAGCAAATCAAATGACAGCAATAGTAGGCCCATCAGGTGCGGGAAAGAGTACATTGGTTGATATTTTAATGGGTCTTCATTCGCCTGAAGACGGGAAGGTCTTAATAGATGACAAGCCAATTACAGATGAGCTGTTAATTTTATTAAGAAAATCTATTAGTTATGTTCCACAGGAGCCCTTTTTGTTCAATATGAGTATAAAAGAGAATTTTAAAATGATTAATCCGGAAGTAACAACGGAACAAATATGGAAGACGTTGGAATTAACAGCTGCTGAAGAATTTGTCAGGAAATTACCTAATGGGCTCGATACAGAAATAGGGGATAGGGGAATTAAGCTTTCCGGTGGAGAACGGCAAAGGCTAGTAATGGCAAGAGCCCTTAGTAAGAATCCGAATATTTTAATCCTTGACGAAGCTACCAGTGCATTAGATTCAGAAAATGAATCAATAATTCAAGAGACAATCGAACAACTAAAAGGAAAGATGACAATAATAGTTATAGCCCATCGCTTGTCGACAATAAGGAATGCGGATCAAATAATCGTAGTGGAGGATGGAGAAGTCATCCAGAGTGGAAAGTTTCGTCAACTTGAAAATGATTCCTCAGGTATTTTTAACAGATTATTAAAAAAGCAAGCTGATCGCTTGTCATCATAAAAAGAATGAAAAGTAAAAAAATTCGTTGACTTGTTCTTTATACAGAACTAAAATAGGTATATATAATCGGTAATTAAGAACGAATATTTTTTTGGTCTTAATGTTCTTTATCTAGAACAAACTAAGTTATAAGGTGGGTTAAATGCGCAATGAGTAATACGAAAAAAGGGATAGCCAAAGAAATAAATCTTAAAGAAATTTTTTCTGTCATTAAAAAACGTCTTTGGATCATTGCTATCATAACTGCCTTTGCATCAATTGCCGGATATTTATATGGGGAAAAGGATATCACTCTTCTGTATCAATCTTCGGCACGGATCATTATAGGCAAGGAAGCGGATATGAATACTTTGCAGGTTATATTGAAAGATCCGGTTGTCTTAGAGAAGGTAGTTGAGAAGCTGGATTTGAATCGAAGTCCAGAGTCTCTAGCCAATCAGATTAATGTTGGTATTCTTGATGACTCTAAGGTCGTAAATATAAGCGTGATAGATACCGATCCTAATCGGGCAGCTGAAATCGCCAATACGACAGCGGAGGAGTTTAAGACTGAGATAACCAGACTGCTTGACTTTAGTGACATGGAGATATTTTCACCAGCAAAAATCAATTCCACCCCTATTAATGAGGAAAAAAGCAAATCGGGAATTATCGGACTGGTTTTTGGTCTATTTGCAGGTATAGGATTCGTTTTCTTTTTGGATTCACTAGATGATACTGTCAGATCCCAGAAGGATGTAGAGGATTATCTTGGTCTCCCTGTAGTAGGAAGGATTTCAAAAATGACTAAAAAGAATATTAAGAAGCAAAGTATTCATCCCATTGACTTCCCGCGAGGTGATTCCGGTGTTCCGAAGTAAACGAAGGTCAGCAAATGCAAATCAAAAAAGAAATTTGATTGTTTATTCCAATCCAGATTCCATCATAGCTGAACAATTTAGAACGCTGCGTACCAATATTCACTTCTTGACTGGCGGCAAAAAGAGTATCTTGCTCCTGACATCACCTGGCTCGAGTGAAGGAAAATCCACAGCTGCAGCGAACCTTGCTTTATCTATGGCGCAGCAAAAAGAAAAAGTGTTGCTAATTGATGCTAATCTAAGGGATCCAAATATACACTATATATTTAAAATTTCTAACGGTAAGGGATTAGCGGATGTATTATCTGGTCAAGAAGAATTAAGGGATGCTGTATATAAAACTGAAATAGGGAACTTGGCCATATTAACAAGCGGCCAGCTTGATTCTAATCCGGCTGAATTACTTGGTTCAGAATCCATGCAGAAATTATTCCAAAAGGCATTAGAAGAATACGATTATATCTTTATCGATTCCCCACCTGTATTGGATGTGACAGACACAAAATTACTAGCGAATAAAAGTGATGGTGTAATCCTGGTTATAGGTGAAGGAAGAACAGCCATTGAAAAAGCGTCGGAAGCTAAAAAGGCATTAGAGTTCGCTAAAGCTAAAATTTATGGCGTCATATTGAATGAGACATAGAAATAGTTATTTTTTTTACCGCCTTGTTCGTTATTGAGAAATATTTGTTCGTTTTGTGGTGATGTCTCCTGGCCATTATCAAAGGAGGCACTCGGTCATGCTGTGGGTTGAATAGACCTTAGACGCTCTGGTCGTCGAGAGTGTGATGTGAGGGGGGGTTGAATGCCCCATTTTATTATAAAGTACTTACTTATTTGTTTTCTGAAAAGAACAAATAGGTAAGTACTTTATTTCTAAGGAGGAAGTATATGAAGGAAATTGATAAGTTCCCAAAATCGGTAAAAAAAGCAGTGCGGTACATAAAGCAGGACGCCAGTAAAGAGCAGTTGGAGGAAATCAGGAAGTTGATCGACTATGCAATCAAGCTGCGGAGTGTGAGATTGGATTAAAATAAGGAAGGAGAAAAAGCATGACCTATAAGCAGAGGCTTTCATTATTTATCATTATTGATTCTGCAATTGTCCTGGCAGCGATTTTCTTTAGTCATTTACTTGTACGCGGGACAATCGATACGTCGCCATTCTTTTATTTAGTAAGTGCAACAGCCATTTTATTAAGTCATCATTTATTTTCTTTTAAATTCAAACTCTATAAAAAAGCCTGGGAATATGCCAGTATTGGAGAGTTAATCCTCATCTTTAAAATAGCATCTGCTTCGATTCTGACCGCAGCTATTTTCCACGGAGTTCTACTTAATGAAGTTTTTATAAGAAGGTTATCCGTAACATGGCTACTGTTGGTTTTGTTCATCGGGGGATCTCGGTTTTGTTGGAGGATTTACAGAGATTTATATTTAAGTCGGTTATCATATAGCGACAGGACACTAATTATTGGTGCAGGTTCCGCCGGGACAATGGTTGCAAGGCAGCTGCTGAAAAGCAATGAATCTGACCTTCAGCCTGTTGGTTTTATCGATGATGATGTCAAAAAGCATCACTTGGACATAATGGGCATACCAGTCTTTGGAGGAGTCGGAGAAATCGAGGAGATTGTTAAGCAATTAAAAGTTACTAATATTGTCATTGCGATTCCATCGTTAAGCAGGAAGGAACTTAATGTCATTTTTCAAGAATGTATAAAAACGGATGCAAAAACGCAAATCCTGCCAATGCTGGAGGATCTTATGACCGGCAAGCTATCTGTAAACCAATTTCGCGATGTTCAGGTGGAAGATTTACTGGGAAGAGAACCTGTCGTGTTAAATGACGACAAAATTTCTGAGGATATCACAAACAAAGTAGTGCTAGTTACTGGTGCCGGAGGTTCAATCGGGTCTGAAATTTGCAGGCAGATTGCTCAATTTAATCCTGAAAAATTAGTTCTTTTAGGACACGGTGAGAACAGTATCTATTCAATTGAAATGGAACTTAAAGAAAGTTTTAGAGGTTCAAAGATTGAATTCATTTCCGTAATTGCTGAAATCCAGGATGCCAAAAAAATGATGTCCGTGATGGAGACATTCCAGCCGGATGTTGTCTATCATGCTGCTGCCCATAAACATGTGCCGTTAATGGAGCGCAATCCTGAAGAAGCAGTAAAAAATAATATGATTGGTACTTTGAATGTAGCAAATGCTGCCAGCTGGCATGGAGTGAAAACATTCGTGATGATTTCATCCGATAAAGCGGTTAACCCAACAAGCGTGATGGGCGCCACAAAGAGGCTAGCGGAGATGATTGTTCACCATATGGATGAGAGCAGTAACACAAAATTTGTCGCAGTCAGGTTTGGAAATGTTCTTGGCAGCCGAGGAAGTGTGATACCACTTTTCAAAAAACAAATTGAAAAAGGCGGGCCGGTGACAGTAACGCATCCAGATATGGTGCGTTACTTCATGACGATTCCTGAGGCATCAAGGCTGGTGATTCAAGCCGGAGCTCTGGCGCACGGAGGAGAAATCTTCGTGCTGGATATGGGTGAACCTGTAAAAATAGTAGACCTGGCCAAAAACTTGATAAAGCTGTCAGGTTATTCTGTTGAAGAAATCGGAATAGAATATACAGGAACACGGCCTGGTGAAAAGCTATATGAAGAGCTTTTGAAGGATGATGAAGTGGGCGAACATCAAGTGCATCCAAAAATCTATGTAGGAAAAACATCAGAATTATATATATCCGAGATAGAAGAGATTATCGGCACCTTCTTAAGTATGGAAAAAGAAGAATTGAGAGATCGTTTGATAGCATTAGCTAATAATAAGTTTGCGAATTCTCAGGTTATGTCAATTTCAGTTTAGGGGTGGAAACAGATGAAAGTAAAAAAAGCGATTATCCCGGCTGCGGGCCTGGGAACGAGATTCTTGCCGGCAACAAAAGCGATGCCGAAAGAAATGCTGCCGATTGTAGATAAACCAACTATTCAATATATCGTCGAAGAAGCGATAGAGTCAGGAATTGAAGATATTATCATTGTTACTGGGAAAGGAAAAAGATCGATTGAAGACCATTTTGATCACTCCTTTGAATTGGAACAAAACTTGTTAGAAAAAGGGAAATTCGAGTTACTAACTGAGGTACAAAAGTCATCAAAACTCGTAGATATCCATTATATTCGCCAAAAAGAACCAAAAGGGCTTGGCCATGCGATCTGGTGTGCCCGAAAGTTTATCGGGAATGAACCTTTTGCAGTTCTCTTAGGTGATGATATTGTCCAGGCGGAAAAACCTTGCCTCCAACAAATGATGGAGCAGTATGAAAGATATAATGCTTCGATTCTTGGAGTGCAAAAAGTGAATCCAACTGAAGTATCAAGATATGGGATTGTAGATGGAAACTGTATTGGCGAACGATTTTACAGTGTCAGCAGTTTAGTAGAAAAACCAGCGATTGAAGAGGCTCCATCAAACCTGGCAATCATGGGCCGATATATTCTGAATTCGAGAGTATTTGATATTCTTGACCAGCAAGAACCTGGAGCTGGCGGCGAAGTCCAGTTAACGGATGCCATCGCTGGCTTGAACGAATATGAAGCTGTTTATGCATACGATTTTGAAGGCACCAGATATGATGTTGGTGAAAAAATGGGCTTTATTAAAACAACGATTGATTTCGCTTTGCAACGGGATGATTTGCGCTCTGATCTGCTAGATTACTTTTCTTCGATTTTAAATCTTGAAAAAGCTAGGCAGAGTTAAGATTATGGCTTTGAAAAAGAGAATTTTATTATGTGCTACGGTTGATTATCATTTTAATGCATTTCATTTACCTTACATGAAATGGTTCAAAGAGCAAGGTTGGGAGGTCCATGTTGCTGCTAACGGTGATATGGACCTCCCTTTTGTTGATAAAAAATATGATTTGCCAATACAAAGGTCACCATTCAGTCTGCAAAACGTGAAGGCCTATCAGCAATTGAAATTAATCATCGACCAAAATGACTATCAAATCATTCATAGCCATACACCAGTTGGGGGAGTGTTGGCCAGACTTGCATCTAGGGCAGCGCGAGAAAAAGGAACAAAAGTTTTGTACACAGCTCATGGTTTTCACTTCTGCAAAGGTTCACCGGCAGTAAACTGGCTAGTCTATTATCCTATTGAAAAATGGCTGGCAAGATATACCGATTGCCTGATTACAATTAATGAAGAGGATTTCAATAGAGCCAACCAGCATCAATTCAAGGCGGACCGTATTGAACATGTCCATGGAGTGGGAGTGAATACAGATAAATTCAAGCCAGCTGAAACAGAATACAAAAAGGAATTAAGAATCGCCTACGGCTACAACGTTGGCGATTTTTTAATGTTTTACGCGGCTGAATTCAATAAAAACAAGAACCAGCAACTGTTAATTCGAGTCCTTGCACAAATAATGGAGGAAGTTCCAAAAGCAAAGCTTCTCTTAGCTGGAGAAGGATCTTCATTGCAGGATTGTCGCAAATTGGCTAAAAAGCTAGGTGTGGAAGATCAGGTTCATTTTCTAGGATTCAGAAAAGACATTGAACAGTTACTGCAAATATCTGATGTAGCGGTTGGATCCAGCTTTAGGGAAGGTCTCCCTGTAAATATTATGGAAGCCATGTCATGCGGCTTGCCAGTTATCGCCACAGAAAACAGAGGCCACCGAGAACTAATTACAAATCAGCAAGAAGGCTGGTTAATTCAGGGGTCTGACCCACATATGTTTGCGAAAAAGATGAAGCTACTGGCAAAGGATCCAGCGCAAAGAGCAGTAATGGGATCCCATGGCCGCAGGCTGATTATAAACAAATTCAGCACAAATAAAATACTCCAAGAAAAGAGTGCAATCTACAAACCATATATGGCAGAAACGGAGGAGTCGCA belongs to Mesobacillus sp. AQ2 and includes:
- a CDS encoding nucleotidyltransferase family protein, which encodes MENMVERKYFSKELQLLLFILDSKIDDKNLSNEKERFRDINWDHFLQLTLHHRVYPILYTKLKGINCSLIPAKVLGKLQHYYQKNIFQMLMLTGESESISSTFIAEKIRTIFLKGSTLGEYLYGDLSLRTSSDIDILIPIEDLERAEMTLLKLGYVKDDYILTVLNDWKWRHHHITFIHPQKKIKVEIHWRLNPGPSWNPSFEDLWERKNKSTITDIPLYMLGKEDLFVFLVSHGARHGWSRLRWLVDIDRLVSKDLNWNAIKSLLKKYHLTAIGGQALFLSSELLNSDSPHELKGISNSKRSKRLAEGALFYIKQLVNLHVEPLPEEIANYHKSHLFLLMSFKQKVLFILSFLYPYPEDAQALPLPKALHFLYFPLRPFLWVIRRKRKQALLQEDIT
- a CDS encoding ABC transporter ATP-binding protein, with protein sequence MKHFLYYIQRLFTYSGSILYWNIVGMALIGFIEGLSVLLLVPLLSESGVMNLDLEIYTGPIGFWESMPNALKFPFILLTYVILITGQNLVDRNLNIRNVKIAHGFIGKIRIDTYNALLNANWGFFTRKRKSDLINIMTIELARVSGGVYQFIQLLTTIIFSIIQIGFALWLSAKMTVFVIFSGLILSLVSRKFIKQAKKLGRKTSLLSQKYLAGITDQLNGIKDIKSNALEETQMSWLQSVVQGMYSEQVEYINNKISSQLFYKISSAILIAIFIFFSVKMFNSQPSQFLLIIVIFSRLWPKVIGIQSNLEQVASTIHAFKSLNALREECNAAREVLSDLKKTKAMRIALNKGIQCEGVYFRYDISISTFALKNINIRIPANQMTAIVGPSGAGKSTLVDILMGLHSPEDGKVLIDDKPITDELLILLRKSISYVPQEPFLFNMSIKENFKMINPEVTTEQIWKTLELTAAEEFVRKLPNGLDTEIGDRGIKLSGGERQRLVMARALSKNPNILILDEATSALDSENESIIQETIEQLKGKMTIIVIAHRLSTIRNADQIIVVEDGEVIQSGKFRQLENDSSGIFNRLLKKQADRLSS
- a CDS encoding Wzz/FepE/Etk N-terminal domain-containing protein, yielding MSNTKKGIAKEINLKEIFSVIKKRLWIIAIITAFASIAGYLYGEKDITLLYQSSARIIIGKEADMNTLQVILKDPVVLEKVVEKLDLNRSPESLANQINVGILDDSKVVNISVIDTDPNRAAEIANTTAEEFKTEITRLLDFSDMEIFSPAKINSTPINEEKSKSGIIGLVFGLFAGIGFVFFLDSLDDTVRSQKDVEDYLGLPVVGRISKMTKKNIKKQSIHPIDFPRGDSGVPK
- a CDS encoding CpsD/CapB family tyrosine-protein kinase; protein product: MFRSKRRSANANQKRNLIVYSNPDSIIAEQFRTLRTNIHFLTGGKKSILLLTSPGSSEGKSTAAANLALSMAQQKEKVLLIDANLRDPNIHYIFKISNGKGLADVLSGQEELRDAVYKTEIGNLAILTSGQLDSNPAELLGSESMQKLFQKALEEYDYIFIDSPPVLDVTDTKLLANKSDGVILVIGEGRTAIEKASEAKKALEFAKAKIYGVILNET
- a CDS encoding nucleoside-diphosphate sugar epimerase/dehydratase, which encodes MTYKQRLSLFIIIDSAIVLAAIFFSHLLVRGTIDTSPFFYLVSATAILLSHHLFSFKFKLYKKAWEYASIGELILIFKIASASILTAAIFHGVLLNEVFIRRLSVTWLLLVLFIGGSRFCWRIYRDLYLSRLSYSDRTLIIGAGSAGTMVARQLLKSNESDLQPVGFIDDDVKKHHLDIMGIPVFGGVGEIEEIVKQLKVTNIVIAIPSLSRKELNVIFQECIKTDAKTQILPMLEDLMTGKLSVNQFRDVQVEDLLGREPVVLNDDKISEDITNKVVLVTGAGGSIGSEICRQIAQFNPEKLVLLGHGENSIYSIEMELKESFRGSKIEFISVIAEIQDAKKMMSVMETFQPDVVYHAAAHKHVPLMERNPEEAVKNNMIGTLNVANAASWHGVKTFVMISSDKAVNPTSVMGATKRLAEMIVHHMDESSNTKFVAVRFGNVLGSRGSVIPLFKKQIEKGGPVTVTHPDMVRYFMTIPEASRLVIQAGALAHGGEIFVLDMGEPVKIVDLAKNLIKLSGYSVEEIGIEYTGTRPGEKLYEELLKDDEVGEHQVHPKIYVGKTSELYISEIEEIIGTFLSMEKEELRDRLIALANNKFANSQVMSISV